A single window of Rhizobium sp. NLR16a DNA harbors:
- a CDS encoding beta-glucosidase has protein sequence MIDSILDRMTLEEQVSLLSGADFWTTVPVERLGVPKIKVTDGPNGARGAGSLVAGVKATCFPVAIALGASWNPDLVKQMGIALARQAKSKGAAVVLAPTVNIHRSGLNGRNFECYSEDPMLTSELAVAYIEGVQGEGIAATIKHFAGNESEIERQTMSSDIDERTLREIYLPPFEQAVRRAGVMAVMSSYNRLNGTYTSEHHWLLTKVLREEWGFDGIVMSDWFGSHSTAETINAGLDLEMPGPARDRGEKLVAAVREGKVESATVRAAARRMLLLLERVGAFKSKPDLTERAIDLPEDRALIRRLGAEGAVLLKNDGMLPLAKTSLDRIAVIGPNAATARVMGGGSAQIAAHYTVSPLEGIRAALSNANSISHAVGCRHNRLIDVFKGKITVEYFRGRGCKGNPLHVETVDKGEFFWFELPSGELDPADFSARMVMQYAPEESGEHVFGMTNAGLARLFVDGELTVDGHGGWTRGENYFGTANDEQRGGVSLEAGRLYEITVEYEPSTASEEGINLIAVRFGVEKPLGEADIEAAVETARNADVALLFVGRDGEWDTEGLDLPDMRLPGRQEELIEKVAAANANTVVVLQTGGPIEMPWLGKVRAVLQMWYPGQELGNAVADILFGDAEPGGRLPQTFPKALTDNSAITGDPAVYPGKDGHVHYAEGVFVGYRHHDISAVEPLFPFGFGLGYTSFRWGEPRLSVREMGPDGITVSIDVTNTGDRPGSELVQLYVRSPLAKVERPDKELRAFAKLSLQPGETGTAVMKIVPRDLAYFDIEAGAFRAEPGDYQLVLAANAADARSVIDLPSPAGYVLPPSTS, from the coding sequence ATGATCGATTCCATTCTCGACAGGATGACGCTCGAAGAGCAGGTCTCTTTGCTGTCAGGCGCCGATTTCTGGACGACCGTTCCCGTCGAGCGGCTCGGCGTGCCGAAGATCAAGGTGACGGATGGGCCGAACGGCGCCCGCGGCGCGGGTTCGCTGGTCGCCGGTGTCAAGGCGACCTGCTTTCCCGTCGCAATCGCGCTCGGCGCCAGTTGGAATCCCGATCTCGTCAAGCAGATGGGCATTGCCCTTGCGCGCCAGGCCAAGAGCAAGGGAGCAGCCGTGGTGCTCGCGCCGACGGTGAATATCCATCGCTCCGGCCTCAACGGCCGCAATTTCGAATGTTATTCCGAAGATCCGATGCTGACATCGGAACTCGCCGTCGCCTATATCGAGGGCGTGCAGGGCGAGGGGATCGCGGCGACCATAAAACACTTCGCCGGCAACGAATCCGAGATCGAGCGGCAGACTATGTCGTCCGATATCGACGAGCGGACGCTGCGCGAAATCTATCTCCCGCCCTTCGAGCAGGCGGTGCGCCGCGCCGGCGTCATGGCTGTCATGTCCTCCTATAACCGCCTTAACGGCACTTATACGAGTGAGCATCATTGGCTGCTGACCAAGGTGTTGCGCGAGGAATGGGGCTTCGACGGCATCGTCATGTCCGACTGGTTCGGCTCACATTCGACGGCTGAGACGATCAATGCTGGCCTCGATCTCGAAATGCCGGGTCCGGCGCGCGACCGCGGCGAGAAATTGGTTGCGGCCGTGCGTGAGGGCAAGGTGGAATCGGCGACGGTGCGTGCGGCAGCACGGCGCATGTTGCTGCTGCTCGAGCGGGTCGGCGCATTTAAGAGCAAACCCGATCTTACGGAGCGGGCGATCGACCTGCCCGAGGATCGGGCGCTGATCCGGCGTCTCGGTGCCGAAGGCGCGGTACTCCTCAAGAATGACGGCATGCTGCCGCTTGCCAAGACCTCGCTCGACCGGATCGCCGTCATTGGGCCGAATGCGGCCACCGCCCGTGTCATGGGCGGCGGCAGCGCGCAGATCGCAGCGCATTATACGGTGAGCCCGCTCGAAGGCATTCGCGCCGCCCTTTCCAACGCCAACAGCATCAGCCATGCGGTCGGCTGCCGCCACAACCGGCTGATCGACGTGTTCAAAGGGAAGATCACCGTCGAATATTTCAGGGGGCGCGGCTGCAAGGGCAATCCCCTTCATGTCGAGACCGTCGACAAGGGCGAGTTCTTCTGGTTCGAGCTGCCGTCGGGCGAACTCGATCCCGCCGATTTCTCGGCCCGGATGGTGATGCAATACGCGCCGGAGGAGAGCGGCGAACATGTCTTCGGCATGACCAATGCCGGGCTGGCGCGGCTCTTCGTCGATGGTGAGCTCACGGTCGATGGCCATGGGGGCTGGACGCGCGGCGAGAATTATTTCGGCACCGCCAATGACGAGCAGCGCGGTGGGGTGAGCCTGGAAGCGGGCCGGCTGTACGAAATCACCGTCGAATACGAGCCGTCCACGGCGAGCGAGGAGGGGATCAACCTCATCGCCGTCCGTTTCGGCGTCGAAAAGCCGCTCGGCGAGGCCGATATCGAGGCCGCCGTCGAAACCGCCCGTAATGCCGACGTGGCGCTGCTCTTCGTCGGCCGCGACGGCGAGTGGGACACGGAAGGACTTGATCTGCCCGACATGCGGCTGCCTGGCCGGCAGGAGGAACTGATCGAGAAGGTCGCTGCCGCCAACGCCAATACCGTCGTCGTGCTCCAGACCGGCGGTCCCATCGAGATGCCCTGGCTCGGCAAGGTCCGCGCCGTGCTGCAGATGTGGTATCCCGGCCAGGAACTCGGCAATGCCGTCGCCGACATTCTGTTCGGCGATGCCGAGCCGGGCGGCCGCCTGCCGCAGACCTTCCCCAAGGCGCTGACCGACAATTCCGCCATCACGGGCGATCCTGCCGTCTATCCCGGCAAGGACGGGCATGTGCACTATGCCGAAGGCGTCTTCGTCGGCTACCGCCATCACGATATCAGCGCGGTCGAACCGCTCTTCCCCTTCGGCTTCGGCCTCGGCTATACGAGTTTCCGCTGGGGCGAGCCGCGGCTTTCGGTGCGTGAAATGGGACCGGACGGCATAACCGTCAGCATTGACGTCACCAATACAGGCGACCGGCCAGGTTCGGAACTGGTCCAGCTCTACGTACGCTCACCGTTAGCCAAAGTGGAACGTCCGGACAAGGAACTGCGCGCCTTCGCAAAGCTCTCGCTGCAACCCGGCGAAACAGGCACAGCCGTCATGAAAATCGTGCCACGCGATCTGGCCTATTTCGATATCGAGGCCGGCGCCTTCCGAGCCGAACCGGGTGATTATCAGCTGGTCCTGGCGGCGAATGCCGCGGACGCAAGATCCGTGATCGACCTGCCGTCGCCAGCCGGCTACGTGCTGCCGCCTTCGACCTCATGA
- a CDS encoding Hsp20 family protein: MRNELDFAPLYRSSIGFDRVFNLLNNAQRLQAIEAWPPYDIVKTGEDDYRIQMAVAGFAEGDLDITQERNVLLVKGQKADGKDGEYLHRGIAGRAFERRFELADHVRVENASLTNGILSIALKREVPEAMKPRKIAIGDGSFQQAPLQIEAERQVA, translated from the coding sequence ATGAGAAACGAACTTGATTTCGCCCCCCTTTACCGGTCCAGCATCGGCTTCGACCGTGTCTTCAATCTCCTGAACAATGCGCAGCGCCTGCAGGCAATCGAGGCCTGGCCGCCCTATGACATCGTCAAGACGGGCGAAGACGACTATCGCATTCAGATGGCAGTGGCCGGCTTCGCCGAAGGCGACCTCGACATCACCCAGGAGCGGAACGTCCTTCTCGTGAAGGGGCAAAAAGCCGACGGCAAGGACGGCGAATATCTCCATCGCGGCATCGCCGGGCGCGCATTTGAACGCCGCTTCGAGCTCGCCGATCACGTCAGGGTCGAGAATGCCTCGCTGACGAATGGTATTCTCTCGATTGCGCTGAAGCGTGAAGTGCCCGAAGCCATGAAACCGCGCAAGATCGCCATCGGAGACGGCTCCTTTCAGCAGGCGCCTCTTCAGATCGAAGCCGAGCGTCAGGTGGCTTAA
- a CDS encoding OmpA family protein, which translates to MSAMIGYTKRLAGAAMLLALAACSTTEVASLEEPAAAPMTGQTNDPAPGFENVAQGSEEDFILSVGRRIYFKQDSAALDAVAMATLDNQAAWLNKNPTWLLKLQGFADDSGSASKMQTLSQKRADAAMAYLTSKGVDPKRMWAKGYGNDREVRDCTERSCKVQNRRVVTNLRTQPDAV; encoded by the coding sequence ATGTCTGCGATGATCGGATACACCAAGCGCCTCGCTGGCGCAGCCATGCTCTTGGCGCTCGCCGCCTGCTCCACCACCGAGGTCGCCTCCCTGGAAGAACCGGCGGCGGCGCCGATGACCGGGCAGACCAACGACCCCGCCCCCGGCTTCGAGAATGTCGCGCAGGGCAGCGAGGAGGATTTCATTCTTAGTGTCGGCCGACGGATCTACTTCAAGCAGGACTCCGCCGCGCTCGATGCCGTCGCCATGGCCACCCTGGATAATCAGGCGGCCTGGCTCAACAAGAACCCGACCTGGCTGCTCAAGCTTCAGGGATTCGCCGACGATTCCGGTTCCGCCTCCAAAATGCAGACGCTCTCGCAGAAGCGTGCCGATGCGGCGATGGCCTATCTGACCTCGAAGGGTGTGGACCCCAAGCGCATGTGGGCCAAGGGCTACGGCAACGACCGCGAAGTCCGCGACTGCACAGAGCGCTCCTGCAAGGTGCAGAACCGGCGCGTGGTCACCAATCTGCGCACTCAGCCTGATGCGGTCTGA
- a CDS encoding L,D-transpeptidase, which translates to MVWTRRSIMLGGLALLGTGAASKPAAAAAASYFGGAAVDNGVTFRSTNFAKIDKRWHRQVVKYFSSEPIGTVVVDTRHHFLYLIMENKTAIRYGVGVGREGFKWFGRATIDAKSLWPRWTPPPEMRKRHPELPEFVSGGSPKNPLGPRAMYLHRDGVDTGYRFHGTLEPWSIGKDASSGCIRMFNEDAIDLYQRCPIGTAVQVLPHIADQAEGATQVSETTPVE; encoded by the coding sequence ATGGTGTGGACCCGCAGGAGTATTATGCTCGGTGGATTGGCGTTGCTGGGGACCGGCGCCGCCAGCAAACCGGCAGCCGCCGCGGCAGCTTCTTATTTCGGCGGCGCAGCCGTCGACAACGGCGTGACATTTCGCAGCACCAATTTCGCAAAAATCGACAAGCGCTGGCATCGCCAGGTCGTCAAATATTTCAGCAGCGAGCCGATCGGCACCGTTGTCGTCGATACAAGGCACCATTTTCTCTACCTGATCATGGAGAACAAGACCGCCATCCGTTATGGCGTCGGGGTCGGCCGCGAAGGCTTCAAATGGTTTGGCCGCGCCACCATCGACGCCAAATCGCTCTGGCCGCGCTGGACGCCGCCGCCGGAGATGCGCAAGCGCCATCCCGAACTGCCGGAATTCGTCTCGGGTGGCTCACCGAAGAACCCGCTTGGGCCCCGCGCCATGTATCTGCATCGCGACGGCGTCGACACCGGCTATCGGTTCCACGGCACGCTGGAGCCATGGAGCATCGGCAAGGACGCCTCCAGCGGCTGTATCCGCATGTTCAACGAAGACGCCATCGATCTTTATCAGCGCTGCCCCATTGGCACCGCTGTACAGGTTCTGCCGCATATTGCCGACCAGGCTGAGGGCGCCACCCAGGTTAGCGAAACAACTCCGGTCGAATGA
- a CDS encoding TonB-dependent siderophore receptor codes for MARVFLNVSNNVSRIYRESLFATTAVVLIGIAASPASAQSTSAGDTATTLEPIVIQGAASDSKTDRTSVTAKNSAGATKISTPLVETPRSISVTTEKEIEQRGAQSIIEAVRYTAGVTTGPNGFDPRFDQIYIRGFNVTTVGDFRDSLRQPYINYGMFRTDPYQLQRVEVIKGPVSVLYGAGSPGGLVNKISKLPTEEPIREVGITYGTKDRVQGMFDFGGPISEGNDDFLYRIVGLARRGDTNFDIADDRYFLAPSFTWKPDEGTTFTVYGLVQSDETDSNVGAITTLDGKIHELRASDPDYDYQKVKQQQIGYQFEHEFDNGLTFRQNLRYSHLDLRARYLGVTGWTGTVAHRGTNAIRDEMNVFQLDNQLEAKFDTGPLAHTMLFGLDYTNLKSSFGYGAGAADPAFDFDIANPTYGVSGDTPDYSILASKADMRQVGIYALDQIEAGNWRFNLGGRQTWVNQTRDATLPSISSEEVDKSAFSWQAGALYLFDNGIAPFVSYATSFDPVTNRSTSGKILAPTEGEQYELGVKYQPPGSDILLSAVAYHIVEKNKPVLVDPVMFAYGSIGEVTGKGIELEARAAVADGWDLIAAYTYNQSEVTGGGENEGNTPALTPSHVASLWANYTFQETNPFHGLSVGAGVRYVSENWTDTANTSKNPASFYIDASAAYDFGAADKKYEGLTAAFAIRNIADERDTVCNEGFCYLGQGRNMTGTLKYRW; via the coding sequence ATGGCGCGTGTTTTTTTGAACGTTTCTAATAATGTATCGCGAATTTACAGAGAGAGCCTTTTTGCGACGACTGCGGTCGTCCTGATCGGCATTGCAGCATCGCCGGCTTCCGCTCAGAGCACCTCCGCAGGGGACACCGCGACGACACTGGAGCCCATCGTCATCCAGGGTGCAGCCTCTGATAGCAAGACCGACCGAACATCCGTCACCGCCAAGAACAGCGCGGGTGCGACCAAGATCAGCACGCCGCTCGTCGAGACGCCGCGTTCGATCTCGGTCACCACCGAGAAGGAAATCGAGCAGCGCGGCGCCCAGTCGATCATCGAGGCGGTGCGTTATACGGCCGGCGTGACGACCGGACCGAATGGCTTCGATCCGCGTTTCGACCAGATCTACATTCGCGGCTTCAACGTCACGACGGTCGGAGACTTTCGTGACAGCCTGCGCCAGCCCTATATCAATTACGGCATGTTCCGAACCGATCCCTATCAACTGCAGCGCGTCGAGGTGATCAAGGGGCCGGTTTCCGTTCTCTATGGTGCTGGATCACCGGGCGGTCTCGTCAACAAGATCTCGAAGCTTCCGACCGAGGAGCCGATCCGCGAAGTCGGTATTACCTACGGCACCAAGGACCGGGTGCAAGGGATGTTCGATTTCGGCGGGCCGATCAGCGAAGGCAACGACGATTTCCTCTATCGCATCGTCGGCCTCGCCCGGCGTGGCGATACCAATTTCGATATTGCCGACGACCGCTATTTCCTGGCGCCGTCCTTTACCTGGAAGCCCGACGAGGGCACGACCTTCACGGTTTACGGCCTTGTGCAATCCGACGAGACCGACTCCAACGTCGGCGCGATCACGACCCTGGACGGTAAGATTCATGAACTCAGGGCGAGCGACCCCGACTACGACTACCAGAAGGTCAAGCAGCAGCAGATCGGCTATCAATTTGAGCATGAATTCGACAATGGCCTGACCTTCCGGCAGAACCTGCGTTATTCGCATCTCGATCTCAGGGCTCGCTACCTCGGTGTTACCGGTTGGACAGGGACCGTTGCACATCGTGGCACGAATGCGATCCGGGACGAGATGAACGTTTTCCAGCTCGACAATCAGCTCGAGGCGAAGTTCGATACCGGCCCGCTAGCTCACACGATGCTGTTCGGGCTGGACTATACCAATCTCAAATCGAGCTTTGGCTATGGCGCTGGAGCAGCCGATCCGGCATTCGACTTCGATATCGCCAACCCGACCTATGGAGTCTCAGGCGATACGCCGGACTATAGTATCTTAGCGTCCAAGGCCGACATGCGGCAGGTCGGCATTTATGCCCTGGACCAGATCGAGGCTGGAAACTGGCGCTTCAATCTCGGCGGCCGGCAAACATGGGTGAACCAGACGCGCGATGCGACCCTGCCTTCGATCAGCTCGGAGGAGGTCGACAAGAGCGCCTTCTCCTGGCAAGCCGGTGCACTCTATCTGTTCGACAACGGCATTGCTCCCTTCGTCTCCTATGCAACCTCATTCGATCCGGTGACCAACCGGTCGACCTCAGGCAAGATACTGGCGCCGACAGAGGGTGAACAGTACGAGCTCGGTGTGAAGTACCAGCCGCCCGGCTCCGATATCCTCTTGTCGGCCGTTGCCTATCATATTGTCGAAAAGAACAAGCCGGTGCTGGTGGATCCGGTGATGTTTGCCTATGGCTCGATCGGTGAAGTAACCGGAAAAGGCATCGAACTCGAAGCCCGCGCGGCGGTAGCCGACGGCTGGGATCTCATTGCGGCCTACACTTACAACCAGTCGGAAGTGACGGGAGGCGGTGAAAACGAGGGCAATACGCCTGCCCTGACGCCCTCGCATGTGGCAAGCCTCTGGGCCAACTATACATTCCAGGAAACCAATCCATTCCATGGTCTGTCAGTCGGCGCGGGTGTCCGTTACGTCAGCGAAAATTGGACGGATACGGCCAATACGTCGAAGAATCCTGCGAGCTTCTACATCGACGCCTCCGCCGCTTATGATTTCGGCGCGGCCGACAAGAAATACGAAGGCCTGACGGCGGCCTTTGCCATCCGCAACATCGCCGACGAGCGCGACACCGTCTGCAACGAGGGCTTCTGCTACCTCGGCCAGGGTCGCAACATGACCGGCACCCTGAAGTATCGGTGGTAG
- the fhuF gene encoding siderophore-iron reductase FhuF, producing the protein MTLETNGAASRPSIGDRPVGRQAIDLDGLVGDGPFAYCRGKLLASPPPAGLVVSCRDLGDRDVFDGIIARYGQKFPGSDRRAIVSMWTLYYFSMLTIAPSVHMFVNRIALPMEIDRLSLVCNEQTGEPEAFVMSGRPEPTTDPAGELHRLMLGHAEPVIAAIAAIAGVAPKLLWNNLAAYLSWILKEIAHRHEPALVEGGLALLNDAEWPGGGRNPMFGMIRMARQQCGLEFARRKVCCLRYNLPGVGGCGEACPLPDGRH; encoded by the coding sequence ATGACGTTAGAGACGAACGGGGCGGCCTCGCGCCCTTCGATCGGCGATCGCCCTGTCGGCCGCCAGGCCATCGACCTCGACGGCCTGGTGGGCGATGGCCCGTTCGCCTATTGCCGCGGCAAGCTGCTCGCCTCTCCGCCGCCGGCTGGTTTGGTGGTTTCCTGCAGGGATCTCGGCGACCGCGACGTCTTTGACGGGATCATCGCCCGCTATGGCCAGAAGTTTCCGGGCAGCGACCGCCGCGCGATTGTCTCCATGTGGACGCTCTATTATTTCAGCATGCTGACGATCGCGCCTAGCGTCCATATGTTCGTCAACCGCATCGCGCTGCCGATGGAAATCGACCGGCTCTCTCTCGTCTGCAACGAACAGACAGGCGAGCCGGAAGCGTTCGTGATGTCGGGCAGGCCAGAGCCGACGACCGATCCGGCCGGCGAGCTTCACCGACTGATGCTCGGCCATGCCGAACCGGTCATTGCGGCGATTGCCGCCATTGCCGGCGTGGCGCCGAAGCTTCTCTGGAACAATCTCGCGGCCTATCTTTCCTGGATCCTGAAAGAGATCGCTCACCGCCACGAGCCTGCCCTCGTCGAAGGCGGCCTGGCGCTGCTGAACGATGCCGAGTGGCCGGGCGGCGGTCGCAATCCAATGTTCGGCATGATCCGCATGGCGCGGCAGCAATGCGGTCTGGAATTCGCTCGCCGCAAGGTCTGCTGCCTGCGCTATAACCTGCCTGGCGTCGGCGGCTGCGGCGAGGCCTGCCCGCTGCCGGACGGGCGGCATTGA
- a CDS encoding AraC family transcriptional regulator produces MSDPLADMVTLLQPAARHSKLVSGAGTWRVERQETGQPFYCVVLEGSSRLSAEDEQVTLLEGDFILIPAAHAFTMSSLDDGLSPGIDPFTVTMLPEETRHGDPEGAVNARLLVGHFAFGSPDAALLVSLLPRIIHIRGDSRLSAIVQLVTDEARAERPGKNMILARLLEVLLVEALRSNFGEKAPLGILRGLSDTRLALAIRRLHEDPSREWTVEQLAGEAALSRSAFFNRFRRTVGMAPMEYLISWRMALARNLLRQEDIGIQEIAERVGYGSASAFSTAFTRFVGLPPSRYAEQAKTMSNAAA; encoded by the coding sequence ATGAGCGACCCGCTGGCCGATATGGTCACGCTGCTGCAGCCAGCGGCGCGCCATTCAAAGCTCGTCAGCGGCGCAGGGACGTGGCGCGTCGAGCGCCAGGAGACGGGTCAGCCTTTCTATTGCGTCGTGCTGGAAGGTTCTTCAAGGTTGAGCGCGGAGGACGAGCAAGTCACACTCCTAGAAGGCGACTTCATCCTGATCCCGGCCGCCCATGCCTTCACGATGTCGAGCCTGGACGACGGATTATCGCCCGGCATTGATCCCTTTACCGTCACGATGCTTCCTGAAGAAACCCGTCACGGCGATCCCGAAGGGGCTGTGAATGCACGCTTGCTTGTCGGCCACTTCGCCTTCGGCTCGCCGGATGCAGCGTTGCTGGTTTCCCTGCTGCCGCGGATCATCCACATCCGCGGCGACAGCAGACTGTCGGCGATCGTCCAGCTCGTCACCGACGAAGCCCGCGCCGAGCGGCCGGGAAAGAACATGATCCTGGCGCGCCTGTTGGAAGTCTTGCTTGTCGAGGCGCTGCGTTCGAATTTCGGGGAGAAGGCGCCGCTTGGAATTCTGCGGGGCCTGAGCGATACACGCCTCGCCCTGGCTATCCGTCGGCTGCATGAAGATCCATCCAGGGAATGGACGGTGGAACAGCTCGCCGGCGAGGCGGCCCTGTCGCGGTCGGCGTTTTTCAATCGCTTCCGTCGCACTGTGGGCATGGCGCCAATGGAATATCTCATATCGTGGCGCATGGCGCTCGCCAGAAATCTGCTGAGGCAGGAGGATATCGGAATTCAGGAGATCGCCGAGCGCGTCGGCTATGGCTCCGCGAGCGCGTTCAGCACGGCATTCACGCGCTTTGTCGGGTTGCCGCCGTCACGATATGCCGAGCAGGCAAAGACCATGTCAAATGCCGCCGCATAA
- a CDS encoding SDR family oxidoreductase encodes MKTVLVTGCSSGFGLEIARFFLAQGWKVIATMRTPRQDLLPPSDQLTIIALDVTSPESIRAAVEAAGPVDVLVNNAGIGWLNALEGTQIEIAREIFETNTLGTIAMTQAVLPQMRERQEGVIINVTSSVTLKPLPLLSVYTASKAAVNAFTESVALELEPFNVRVRIVLPGRAPETQFGDTARARIQQQGGFPHAYSSVVAKVFASWEQQSVTALTQPVDVVEAVWRAATDPSSPLRIPAGADAEALAG; translated from the coding sequence ATGAAGACCGTTCTTGTTACCGGATGCTCGTCGGGGTTCGGGCTGGAAATTGCCAGGTTCTTTCTCGCGCAGGGCTGGAAGGTGATCGCCACCATGCGAACGCCTCGCCAAGACCTTCTGCCGCCTTCGGACCAACTCACGATCATTGCGCTCGATGTCACAAGCCCTGAAAGCATCCGTGCTGCGGTTGAGGCCGCCGGGCCTGTGGATGTGCTGGTAAACAATGCCGGCATCGGTTGGCTCAACGCGCTTGAGGGAACGCAGATCGAGATCGCCCGCGAAATTTTCGAGACGAACACCCTTGGAACGATCGCGATGACCCAGGCGGTTCTGCCGCAGATGCGGGAGCGCCAGGAAGGCGTTATCATCAACGTCACGTCAAGCGTGACGCTCAAGCCGCTTCCGCTCCTCTCGGTCTATACGGCGAGCAAAGCCGCGGTGAACGCGTTCACCGAATCTGTCGCGCTCGAGCTCGAGCCTTTCAATGTGCGTGTGAGGATCGTGCTTCCGGGGCGCGCGCCGGAGACGCAGTTCGGCGATACGGCGCGCGCACGGATTCAACAACAGGGCGGCTTCCCGCACGCCTATTCGTCGGTCGTCGCAAAGGTGTTCGCGTCTTGGGAGCAGCAGTCGGTGACCGCCCTGACACAGCCCGTCGACGTCGTCGAGGCGGTATGGCGCGCTGCGACCGATCCTTCCTCTCCATTGCGCATCCCTGCAGGGGCCGACGCCGAAGCATTGGCGGGATGA
- the fhuB gene encoding Fe(3+)-hydroxamate ABC transporter permease FhuB yields the protein MKPQYSRFGAPALATLLLFSGLSLAALDLLPALPHLETTGGYDAQHLLLLYSTLPRMATALITGAALALSGTILQQVLRNPLASPTTLGVSAGANLALVSVMLAFPSLAGWGRDAVALGGSAAAALAIFSISARHGFSPFSLILSGMIIGLWCGAAAAILILMNDQYLSGIFIWGAGSLSQQSWAIPLSLLPKVALLAALALLATRPLALSQLGDAGATSLGLRIKWARGFVLAIAIALSALVTSAVGVIGFVGLAAPQIVRMAGARRILSQLIWSPVAGAGLLLMTDETIKLLAPGDFVPTGAVTALLGGPILIALLPRLATASRALPGIASPRLAVSSKGAPLVLLLASIVALTIAAIFFGRAPDGDWAWLPAASWDDILPLRLPRVAAAFGAGTVLGVTGLILQRLTGNEMASPEVLGVSAGATLGVAAALFAVSAPGLTVQLAFAGGGALAVLLLIFLLSAGSGFGPNRVLLAGIAFGAMLDAGIGVLAASGDPRGLALIRWMAGSTYFVDNAVAASALSIAPACLVAAFLASRWLALLQLGPEAASELGLRIVPTRAALFGLSAIMTAAATLVVGPLSFVGLMAPHLAHGLGFRRPSVQLLAAALIGATLLVIADWAGRMIAFPYQVPAGLISALVGAPMLLFVLRRRP from the coding sequence ATGAAGCCTCAATATTCCCGCTTCGGCGCGCCGGCACTTGCGACGCTATTGCTGTTTTCAGGCCTCAGCCTCGCCGCCCTCGATCTCCTGCCGGCGCTGCCGCATCTCGAGACGACAGGCGGTTACGACGCCCAGCACCTGTTGCTTCTCTATTCCACGCTGCCTCGCATGGCGACGGCACTGATCACGGGAGCCGCCCTTGCACTTTCGGGAACGATTCTGCAGCAGGTGCTGCGCAATCCGCTGGCCTCGCCGACGACACTCGGCGTCTCGGCCGGCGCCAATCTGGCGCTGGTATCCGTCATGCTCGCCTTTCCCTCACTGGCGGGATGGGGCCGCGACGCGGTCGCGCTCGGCGGAAGTGCGGCTGCTGCCCTCGCGATCTTTTCGATCAGCGCCCGGCACGGCTTCTCGCCCTTTTCCCTCATCCTGTCGGGCATGATCATCGGCCTCTGGTGCGGAGCGGCGGCGGCCATCCTCATTCTGATGAACGATCAATATCTCTCGGGGATCTTCATCTGGGGCGCCGGCTCGCTCTCGCAGCAAAGCTGGGCGATCCCGCTATCGCTGCTGCCGAAAGTGGCGCTGCTCGCCGCCCTTGCCCTTCTCGCCACCCGGCCGCTGGCGCTGAGCCAGCTCGGCGATGCCGGCGCGACCAGCCTCGGCCTGCGGATCAAATGGGCGCGGGGCTTCGTCCTGGCGATCGCGATTGCGCTGAGCGCCCTCGTCACCAGCGCCGTCGGCGTCATCGGCTTCGTCGGGTTGGCCGCCCCGCAGATCGTCCGGATGGCCGGTGCAAGGCGCATCCTCAGCCAATTGATCTGGTCGCCGGTCGCAGGCGCCGGCCTTCTCCTCATGACGGACGAGACCATCAAGCTTCTGGCTCCCGGTGATTTCGTGCCGACGGGCGCGGTGACGGCACTGCTCGGCGGGCCGATCCTGATCGCTCTGCTCCCACGCCTCGCCACCGCCTCGCGCGCACTGCCCGGCATCGCCTCGCCACGGCTCGCGGTCAGCAGCAAAGGGGCTCCCCTTGTCCTGCTGTTGGCCTCGATCGTCGCATTGACGATCGCCGCGATCTTCTTCGGCCGGGCACCCGACGGAGACTGGGCCTGGCTGCCGGCCGCCTCATGGGACGACATCCTTCCCCTTCGCCTGCCGCGCGTCGCCGCGGCATTCGGCGCCGGAACGGTGCTCGGCGTGACCGGCCTCATTCTGCAGCGGCTGACCGGAAACGAAATGGCAAGTCCCGAGGTGCTCGGCGTATCGGCCGGGGCGACCCTCGGCGTCGCCGCCGCCCTCTTCGCCGTTTCTGCACCGGGGCTGACGGTCCAGCTTGCCTTTGCCGGCGGCGGAGCGCTCGCCGTGCTTTTGCTGATCTTCCTCCTGAGCGCCGGTTCCGGCTTCGGCCCGAACCGCGTTCTGCTCGCCGGCATCGCCTTCGGCGCAATGCTCGATGCCGGGATCGGCGTCCTTGCCGCGAGCGGCGATCCCCGCGGCCTCGCGCTCATCCGCTGGATGGCGGGCTCGACCTATTTCGTCGACAATGCGGTTGCCGCAAGCGCCCTGTCGATTGCGCCGGCCTGCCTCGTCGCCGCCTTTCTCGCCAGCCGGTGGCTTGCGCTGCTGCAACTCGGGCCGGAAGCGGCGAGCGAACTCGGCCTCAGGATCGTCCCCACGCGCGCGGCCCTGTTCGGGCTCTCTGCGATCATGACGGCAGCCGCGACGCTGGTCGTCGGCCCCTTGAGCTTCGTCGGGCTGATGGCGCCGCACCTCGCCCACGGCCTCGGCTTTCGCCGCCCCTCCGTCCAGCTCCTCGCCGCCGCCCTCATCGGCGCGACCCTGCTCGTCATCGCCGACTGGGCCGGCCGGATGATCGCCTTCCCCTATCAGGTGCCGGCCGGCTTGATCTCGGCCCTGGTCGGGGCGCCGATGCTGCTTTTCGTTCTGCGCCGGCGGCCTTGA